One stretch of Pontiella desulfatans DNA includes these proteins:
- a CDS encoding DUF6088 family protein, protein MKFSSFRYPRVLRGIYGYPRFSELLQDTMGPDFDQFAHALARKSGWRVQASGNTALNLLGISTQIPAQALYLSDGPLKNIRDWQADTAL, encoded by the coding sequence ATGAAGTTCTCGTCGTTCCGATATCCGCGCGTCCTGCGTGGAATTTACGGTTATCCCCGTTTCAGCGAACTGCTGCAGGATACCATGGGGCCCGATTTCGACCAGTTTGCCCATGCCCTCGCCCGTAAATCCGGCTGGCGCGTTCAGGCCTCCGGCAATACGGCGCTGAACCTTCTGGGCATCTCGACTCAGATCCCGGCACAGGCACTGTATCTTTCCGACGGCCCGTTAAAAAACATACGAGATTGGCAAGCGGATACTGCACTTTAA
- a CDS encoding sulfatase family protein, with the protein MIKKPITIGMVAGALLVANALAAEKPNIIFFIVDDYDKAETSVYGGNVLTPNLERMAKNGLTFNNAHMTSTVCTPSRYTCMTGRYASSSYSDALYAECPEGTQTLPAFNVALEPDNMNVARVLADNGYVTGMIGKFHAGGHHVEGGEADIPQNTPYTDELNEKQYRLEKQHRETIKSFGYTWAKNIYMGNTKAPFKGHNPEWTISAALEFVEEFKDEPFFLYYGTTLLHGPNKSWYQSLKEPLVSDEGMLEKPLGLMDRESVITRLEAAGIDPEENAGYLWMDDTLGLLLDKLEALGIADNTLVCFVADHGSKRKGSLYTIDGTEVPCIISWPAGLKKDVVTEELIQNTDFVPTWFELAGAKLPEGYKMDGVSMAPLFRDQKTPIRDYVFNEMGASRAVKTKEWSYMTLRYTTDQVEAMRNNEKMIGKTLTGLSGGISRGASNPNAVSYNQLYNLKRDRAETNNLADNPEHAGTVKELRAMLAKELLTFEGRPYGEFVPGGNALAAGAYDDILAKIKKHQENPVSKREKKKESKKAGKKGRRNKE; encoded by the coding sequence ATGATCAAAAAACCCATAACAATTGGAATGGTTGCCGGAGCATTGCTGGTGGCGAATGCGCTAGCGGCGGAGAAACCGAATATCATCTTTTTCATTGTGGATGATTACGATAAGGCCGAGACCAGTGTGTACGGTGGGAATGTACTGACCCCGAACCTGGAGCGCATGGCAAAAAACGGCCTGACCTTTAACAATGCGCATATGACCAGTACGGTCTGCACACCGTCCCGCTATACCTGTATGACCGGACGGTACGCCAGTTCATCCTATTCGGATGCGCTTTACGCGGAATGCCCGGAAGGAACCCAGACCTTGCCGGCCTTTAATGTCGCGCTTGAGCCGGATAATATGAATGTGGCCCGGGTTTTGGCCGACAACGGGTACGTTACCGGGATGATCGGTAAGTTCCACGCGGGCGGACATCATGTTGAGGGGGGCGAAGCGGATATTCCCCAAAATACGCCGTATACCGATGAGTTGAATGAGAAGCAATATCGGCTCGAAAAACAGCACCGCGAAACGATCAAGTCGTTTGGCTATACCTGGGCGAAGAATATTTATATGGGCAACACGAAAGCCCCGTTTAAAGGACACAACCCGGAGTGGACCATCAGCGCTGCGCTGGAATTTGTCGAAGAGTTCAAGGATGAACCCTTCTTCCTGTACTACGGCACCACACTGCTGCATGGACCCAACAAATCGTGGTATCAGTCGTTGAAGGAGCCACTGGTTAGCGATGAAGGAATGCTGGAAAAACCGCTTGGGCTGATGGATCGCGAGTCGGTGATCACCCGATTGGAAGCCGCCGGGATTGATCCGGAGGAAAATGCCGGTTACCTGTGGATGGACGATACGCTGGGCCTGCTGCTTGATAAGCTCGAAGCGCTCGGTATTGCGGACAATACATTGGTCTGTTTTGTGGCCGACCACGGCTCGAAGCGTAAGGGTTCTCTCTACACGATCGATGGAACGGAAGTGCCGTGTATTATCAGCTGGCCCGCGGGCCTTAAAAAAGACGTCGTTACAGAGGAGCTGATCCAGAATACCGATTTTGTGCCGACCTGGTTTGAGCTTGCAGGGGCAAAGCTGCCCGAGGGCTATAAAATGGACGGCGTGAGCATGGCTCCGCTGTTCAGGGATCAGAAGACCCCGATCCGCGATTATGTCTTCAACGAAATGGGTGCTTCGCGGGCGGTCAAGACCAAAGAGTGGAGTTACATGACCCTGCGTTATACGACCGATCAGGTGGAGGCCATGCGCAATAATGAAAAAATGATTGGAAAAACGCTCACTGGCTTGTCGGGGGGGATTTCACGCGGTGCGAGCAATCCGAACGCGGTGAGTTACAACCAGCTCTACAACCTGAAAAGAGACCGTGCCGAAACGAACAATCTGGCCGATAACCCGGAGCATGCCGGGACAGTAAAAGAACTCCGCGCGATGCTCGCCAAAGAGCTGCTGACGTTTGAAGGCCGCCCCTACGGTGAGTTCGTGCCCGGTGGTAATGCTCTGGCCGCTGGAGCCTATGACGATATCCTGGCGAAAATAAAAAAACACCAGGAAAATCCTGTCTCAAAGAGGGAGAAGAAGAAGGAGAGTAAAAAGGCGGGTAAGAAGGGAAGAAGGAATAAAGAATAA
- a CDS encoding ROK family protein, whose amino-acid sequence MDVDLKMSPELDPDFVPAALWNRAYRSLVEISGAPVEVSIALVRPDETCSVFKTKVLPPIAENEARTLCYLERILKFLLWQRGGCTVLMAGCDWMAEKLAAIYAPGGGREFDHAFFGEKTYLQALEIRACPFGEIPAANEAAMPLGRHLDGCRIGFDLGGSDRKCAAMKDGEVVFSEEVEWNPYFEKDPTYHIEGINDTLQRAASHLPRVDAIGGSSAGIYVNNEVRVASLFRGVSEAGFESKVRRIFFDLKERWGNIPFEVVNDGEVTALAGSMSMKENAVLGLAMGTSEAVGYVTPGGSITSMLNELAFAPVDYREGAPADEWSGDLGCGVQYFSQQAVARLAPAAGFDFPADMPFPEQLVKVQEAMAAGDGRAAKIYSTIGTYLGYTIAHYADFYEIRKILLLGRVMSGEGGSVIIEKAREVLAAEFPELGKQIEIVTPNEKDKRHGQAVAAASLPMIG is encoded by the coding sequence ATGGATGTTGATTTGAAGATGAGTCCCGAACTTGACCCGGACTTTGTTCCGGCTGCCCTGTGGAACCGCGCCTACCGATCCCTGGTCGAGATTAGCGGTGCCCCGGTGGAGGTCTCCATTGCCCTGGTGCGCCCCGATGAAACCTGCTCGGTATTCAAAACCAAGGTGCTGCCACCGATCGCAGAAAACGAAGCGCGGACCTTGTGCTATTTGGAGCGTATTCTAAAGTTCCTGCTGTGGCAGCGTGGGGGGTGCACCGTGCTCATGGCCGGTTGTGATTGGATGGCGGAAAAGCTGGCCGCAATCTATGCGCCGGGGGGCGGACGCGAATTCGACCACGCCTTCTTCGGCGAAAAGACCTATCTGCAAGCGCTTGAAATCCGCGCCTGTCCGTTCGGAGAAATCCCGGCGGCGAACGAAGCCGCCATGCCGCTCGGTCGCCATCTCGATGGTTGCCGGATCGGCTTCGACCTCGGCGGCTCCGACCGTAAATGCGCTGCGATGAAGGATGGCGAGGTGGTCTTTTCCGAAGAGGTCGAGTGGAATCCCTATTTTGAAAAAGATCCGACCTATCATATTGAAGGCATCAACGACACGCTTCAGCGTGCAGCCTCGCACCTGCCGCGCGTCGATGCCATCGGCGGAAGCTCCGCCGGGATCTACGTGAACAACGAGGTGCGTGTGGCATCGCTCTTTCGCGGCGTGTCCGAGGCCGGTTTCGAGTCGAAGGTGCGCCGCATCTTTTTCGATCTCAAGGAGCGCTGGGGTAACATTCCGTTCGAGGTGGTGAACGATGGCGAAGTGACCGCGCTGGCCGGTTCGATGTCGATGAAAGAAAACGCGGTGCTTGGTTTGGCCATGGGCACCAGCGAGGCGGTCGGCTATGTGACGCCCGGAGGCAGCATTACTTCGATGCTCAACGAACTGGCCTTCGCGCCGGTCGACTATCGCGAGGGCGCGCCCGCCGACGAATGGTCGGGCGATCTCGGCTGCGGCGTGCAGTATTTCTCGCAGCAGGCCGTTGCCCGCCTCGCGCCCGCCGCCGGATTCGACTTCCCCGCCGACATGCCGTTCCCCGAACAGCTCGTCAAGGTGCAGGAGGCCATGGCCGCCGGCGACGGGCGCGCCGCGAAAATCTATTCCACCATCGGCACCTACCTCGGCTACACGATTGCGCACTATGCCGACTTCTACGAAATCCGGAAAATCCTGCTGCTCGGTCGCGTGATGAGCGGGGAGGGTGGTTCGGTCATTATAGAAAAGGCGCGCGAAGTGCTCGCCGCCGAGTTCCCGGAGCTTGGAAAACAGATTGAAATCGTAACCCCGAACGAGAAGGACAAGCGCCACGGCCAGGCCGTCGCCGCCGCCAGCCTTCCCATGATTGGATAA
- a CDS encoding PIG-L deacetylase family protein, producing MNPYLEFVERIEAGVASAKGIEVSGKGELVESNSKVLLFSPHPDDECITGLLALRLQREGGRQIINVPVTFGSNMERKAGRARELEDACAYLGWHMHRASDGFESLTVDGVVEILTALNPDILFMPHAGDWNSRHISTHHLVVDALKKMPADFRCTVVETEYWGAMDDPNLMVEANAEQVAELVAATSLHVEEVARVPYHLLLPAWMQDNVRRGSELVGGQGGTTPGFSFATLYRLRVWKNGRFFPSLENGIPVPVGADHLKEIF from the coding sequence ATGAATCCATATTTAGAGTTTGTTGAACGTATCGAGGCCGGTGTGGCATCGGCCAAGGGGATCGAAGTTTCCGGCAAGGGGGAGCTGGTTGAGTCGAACTCCAAGGTGCTGCTGTTTTCGCCGCACCCGGACGATGAATGCATCACCGGCCTGCTAGCGCTGCGCCTGCAACGCGAGGGCGGGAGGCAGATCATCAATGTGCCCGTCACCTTCGGTAGCAATATGGAGCGGAAGGCCGGGCGTGCCAGGGAGCTGGAGGATGCGTGTGCCTACTTGGGCTGGCACATGCACCGTGCATCGGATGGCTTTGAAAGCCTGACCGTGGATGGCGTCGTGGAAATTCTGACGGCGCTGAACCCGGATATCCTTTTCATGCCGCATGCGGGGGATTGGAATTCGCGGCATATCTCGACGCACCATCTGGTGGTGGATGCGCTCAAGAAAATGCCGGCCGATTTTCGCTGCACCGTGGTTGAAACGGAATATTGGGGCGCGATGGATGATCCGAACCTGATGGTCGAGGCCAATGCGGAACAGGTTGCCGAGCTCGTTGCAGCGACCTCGCTACACGTGGAGGAAGTGGCGCGCGTTCCCTATCACCTGCTACTGCCGGCCTGGATGCAGGACAACGTGCGCCGCGGCAGCGAGCTGGTCGGCGGGCAGGGCGGCACCACGCCGGGTTTTTCGTTTGCAACGCTTTACCGGCTGCGGGTGTGGAAGAACGGCAGGTTTTTCCCAAGTTTGGAAAATGGAATCCCGGTGCCGGTGGGCGCCGATCATTTGAAGGAGATATTCTGA
- a CDS encoding helix-turn-helix domain-containing protein produces MKDKLFDELKESLGEVLDHAQGKITLKSKDVVMPDPPRPVTAKEVVRIRRKVGASQAVFAKMLNVARDTEISWEQGRRTPSGAALRLLRIAESHPEHLLQH; encoded by the coding sequence ATGAAGGATAAACTTTTTGATGAATTGAAAGAGAGTCTGGGCGAAGTACTGGATCATGCGCAGGGCAAAATCACCCTGAAATCGAAAGATGTGGTGATGCCGGATCCGCCCAGGCCGGTTACCGCGAAAGAGGTGGTACGCATCCGCAGGAAAGTGGGCGCAAGCCAGGCCGTTTTTGCCAAAATGCTGAATGTTGCCCGTGATACAGAAATCAGCTGGGAGCAGGGGCGGCGCACCCCCTCCGGCGCAGCCTTGCGCCTCCTACGCATTGCGGAGTCCCACCCGGAACACCTTCTGCAACACTGA
- a CDS encoding sulfatase codes for MKTHKKSTLLVAAASLLLGSVAAANSKPNIVFILVDDMPWYGTATMQEEGFGGSAMKWRNTPNIDTIGKEGMVFANAYSAAGMCGPSRCSIQVGMTAARTRYSGNGNFGDDCTFEVSYIEKVKGAPFLEPEPMGSIHPDFKTMGDVLREQGYATAHFGKWHAYGGGPEARGYDESDGETSNAEGGPQLCTDPKDPKRIFSMTRSSINFIERQVASDKPFFVQISHYAEHNQQMSLPETLKKYTGNPEIKAMEKSVAREVATHAAAVEDMDTSIGMVMKKLDELGISDNTYVVFTSDNGKGLYNGKDRILRGEKWWLWEGGIRVPMSMKGPGISAGSRSCLNVVGYDFLPTFYDIAGGDVARLENVDGVSIMPIAKGGNVKGFKDRALFFHYPHHRNTTQHSVIIKDHYKLFNFYELPEPYLYDLKKDIGEVSNIAGQMPEKVQQMKSEMDAYHKRIDALLPKPNPNASENYVRFDPAVKVPPVCDLVDGKLPKLDKSKGQAPEENQSQEKMSKEEKKKAREERRKNKKAGV; via the coding sequence ATGAAAACACATAAGAAATCTACTCTTTTGGTTGCTGCAGCTTCACTTCTTCTTGGGAGTGTGGCCGCCGCAAATTCGAAGCCCAATATTGTTTTTATTCTGGTGGATGACATGCCGTGGTATGGAACCGCGACCATGCAGGAGGAAGGCTTTGGTGGATCGGCGATGAAGTGGCGGAATACACCGAATATCGATACCATCGGTAAAGAAGGCATGGTGTTCGCGAACGCGTATTCGGCCGCCGGTATGTGCGGGCCGTCGCGGTGCAGTATTCAAGTGGGAATGACGGCCGCCAGAACCCGCTATAGCGGAAATGGAAACTTTGGTGACGACTGCACATTTGAAGTGAGTTACATCGAAAAGGTAAAAGGGGCGCCTTTCCTTGAACCGGAGCCCATGGGATCGATACATCCGGATTTTAAAACCATGGGGGATGTGCTGAGAGAGCAGGGGTATGCGACTGCGCATTTTGGTAAATGGCATGCCTATGGCGGTGGACCCGAGGCGCGTGGTTATGACGAGAGCGATGGCGAAACCTCGAATGCCGAAGGTGGCCCTCAACTGTGTACGGATCCGAAAGATCCGAAGCGGATTTTCAGTATGACCCGCAGCAGTATTAACTTTATCGAGCGCCAGGTCGCATCGGATAAGCCCTTCTTTGTCCAGATCTCACACTACGCGGAACACAACCAGCAGATGAGTTTGCCGGAGACCTTGAAAAAATACACCGGCAACCCGGAAATCAAAGCCATGGAGAAAAGTGTGGCCAGGGAGGTGGCGACGCATGCCGCCGCGGTCGAGGATATGGATACGTCCATCGGTATGGTCATGAAGAAACTCGATGAACTCGGCATCAGTGATAACACGTATGTCGTATTTACCTCCGACAATGGTAAAGGGCTGTATAACGGCAAAGACCGGATCCTGCGCGGTGAAAAATGGTGGCTTTGGGAAGGAGGCATCCGGGTGCCGATGTCGATGAAAGGTCCAGGGATTTCTGCTGGGTCGCGCAGCTGTCTGAATGTGGTCGGTTATGACTTCCTTCCAACGTTTTATGATATAGCCGGCGGCGATGTGGCCCGTCTTGAGAATGTCGATGGAGTAAGCATCATGCCGATTGCCAAGGGTGGAAATGTCAAAGGTTTTAAAGACCGGGCCCTGTTCTTCCACTATCCGCACCATCGTAACACCACACAGCACTCTGTGATTATTAAGGACCACTATAAGCTTTTTAACTTTTATGAACTGCCGGAGCCGTATCTGTATGACCTGAAGAAGGATATCGGCGAAGTATCCAACATCGCAGGACAGATGCCGGAAAAGGTACAGCAGATGAAGAGTGAAATGGACGCCTATCACAAGCGTATCGACGCGCTTTTGCCTAAACCCAATCCGAACGCGTCTGAAAATTATGTCCGCTTTGATCCGGCTGTAAAAGTTCCGCCTGTCTGTGATCTGGTCGACGGAAAATTGCCAAAGCTGGATAAGAGCAAAGGGCAGGCGCCGGAGGAGAATCAGAGCCAAGAAAAAATGAGCAAAGAGGAGAAGAAAAAGGCGAGAGAGGAAAGAAGGAAGAACAAGAAGGCGGGTGTTTAA
- a CDS encoding sulfatase family protein, producing the protein MKHGIKSHVAIAIAAASICTAVVAKAERPNIVIIFNDDQGYQDLGCYGSPDIKTPRVDQMAAEGMKFTDFLVASSVCSPSRAALLTGCYPNRVGVPSVYFPDRGKGGLEPEHVTIAEMLKTVGYNTAAVGKWHLGDELKYLPTNQGFDSYYGIPYSNDMYPASTMKYADDCLFLEGQSHETLKEAYAGKLRNGNPISLKNKVPLMRGEECIEFPADQTTITRRFTDEGIVFISESVKEEKPFFLYLAHSMPHIPLFVAPEFEGKSERGLYGDVIEEIDFNTGRILDHLKTLGIEDNTLVVFTSDNGPWLIMKENGGSAGPLFEGKMTTFEGGQRVPCIMKWPGHIPAGTVCDELASTIDLMPTFAAITGAALPTVQPLDGKNILDLLTSQPGAKSPHEFFFYGQAAVRQGDWKYHAREHFKVKETAREHKGPTLYNLKDDIGESNNVIDEHPEIAARLAKVLESNPNKRVDDGKAVSTKDKNKKKKGKKK; encoded by the coding sequence ATGAAACACGGAATTAAATCACACGTTGCAATCGCGATCGCCGCGGCCTCGATATGCACGGCAGTTGTCGCGAAAGCGGAGCGTCCCAACATCGTGATCATTTTTAACGACGATCAGGGCTATCAGGATCTGGGGTGCTACGGCTCGCCTGATATTAAAACACCGCGGGTCGACCAAATGGCCGCAGAAGGGATGAAGTTTACGGATTTCCTGGTGGCGTCTTCAGTTTGCTCGCCCTCGCGTGCCGCGCTGCTGACGGGGTGTTATCCGAACCGCGTGGGTGTGCCGAGTGTCTATTTTCCAGATCGTGGAAAAGGCGGGCTGGAGCCCGAGCATGTAACGATCGCGGAAATGCTGAAGACGGTGGGGTACAATACGGCGGCCGTAGGCAAATGGCACCTCGGCGACGAGCTGAAATATCTGCCGACCAACCAGGGCTTCGATTCCTATTATGGTATTCCCTACAGTAACGACATGTATCCGGCATCCACCATGAAATACGCGGACGACTGCCTGTTCCTCGAAGGCCAGAGCCACGAGACACTGAAAGAAGCGTACGCCGGCAAGCTGCGCAACGGGAATCCGATTTCACTGAAAAACAAGGTGCCGCTGATGCGCGGCGAAGAGTGCATTGAATTTCCGGCGGATCAGACGACGATCACGCGCCGTTTTACGGACGAGGGCATCGTATTTATTTCCGAGAGCGTGAAGGAGGAGAAGCCCTTCTTCCTCTATCTGGCCCATTCGATGCCCCATATCCCGTTGTTTGTTGCTCCTGAATTTGAAGGCAAAAGTGAACGGGGTCTTTATGGCGATGTGATTGAGGAAATCGATTTTAACACCGGTCGTATTCTGGATCACCTCAAGACCCTGGGCATCGAGGATAATACGCTTGTGGTCTTTACCTCGGACAATGGACCGTGGTTGATCATGAAGGAAAACGGCGGAAGTGCCGGACCGCTTTTTGAAGGAAAAATGACCACGTTCGAGGGCGGGCAACGCGTTCCCTGCATCATGAAATGGCCGGGGCATATTCCCGCCGGAACCGTGTGCGATGAGCTGGCCTCAACTATCGATTTGATGCCTACATTCGCGGCGATCACCGGAGCGGCACTGCCGACGGTTCAGCCCCTGGATGGAAAAAATATTCTCGACCTGCTGACGAGTCAACCCGGCGCGAAATCTCCGCATGAATTTTTCTTCTACGGCCAGGCTGCGGTTCGCCAAGGGGATTGGAAATATCATGCCAGGGAACACTTCAAGGTGAAGGAAACCGCCCGTGAGCATAAAGGTCCGACGCTCTACAATCTGAAGGACGATATTGGGGAATCAAATAACGTGATCGATGAACATCCGGAAATTGCCGCACGTCTCGCCAAGGTGCTGGAGTCCAATCCGAACAAACGCGTCGACGATGGAAAGGCTGTGAGCACGAAGGATAAGAACAAAAAGAAAAAGGGTAAGAAGAAGTAA
- a CDS encoding sulfatase family protein, with amino-acid sequence MFKGLMAGVALAALCIAPVLAEEKPNFVIVLGDDVSWSSFGCVDGGLYTRTPHIDKLATQGVRFANFSCSGAQCSPTRHELYTGLLPPTSGVYSNGNKPAGNYKNMAHYLKILGYNVGLTGKTHFDTSEFETVSGFTVGANENAPTWELSGVKQFIETAQAGEKPFCMVIASVHAHHPWTIGDVSNFPLDKMVVPPHMVDGPVTREALAIHAAEVEDLDNQVGATMKLLDEMNLSDNTVLIFLSEQGTAMPNGKWSVYDYGTKALCLVRWPGKLKPAVTDAVAMYCDIVPTMVEMAGGEVPVVDGKSLVSALKGETSDHREHAYIVNQFGGFTQRAIRDKEYKFIWTPEQENDYYLSVLMDPKSGKFFAKAWREWLEIAKTDPDAQAKIDRIVKQPEFQLFNIQKDPWEVDNLAENPEYAGKVAEMHARLKADMERLNDSFSFVDPKAAKKAQNASAEENANAGKKGNADKKSRAEKKAERKKKREQK; translated from the coding sequence ATGTTTAAAGGACTCATGGCCGGTGTTGCACTGGCCGCACTTTGTATCGCACCGGTTTTGGCGGAAGAGAAACCGAATTTTGTGATTGTGCTGGGGGACGATGTCAGCTGGTCGAGTTTCGGTTGTGTTGACGGGGGCTTGTATACCCGAACCCCTCACATCGACAAGCTTGCGACGCAGGGGGTTCGTTTCGCGAATTTCTCCTGCTCCGGGGCCCAGTGCAGTCCGACGCGGCATGAGCTTTATACCGGATTGCTGCCACCGACCAGTGGTGTTTATTCCAATGGGAACAAGCCTGCCGGAAACTATAAAAACATGGCCCATTATCTGAAAATTTTAGGATACAACGTTGGCTTGACGGGGAAGACCCATTTCGACACATCTGAGTTTGAAACGGTTTCCGGGTTTACAGTCGGTGCGAATGAGAACGCACCGACCTGGGAGTTGAGTGGGGTGAAACAGTTTATCGAAACCGCTCAGGCCGGGGAAAAACCCTTCTGCATGGTTATTGCTTCGGTGCACGCGCACCATCCGTGGACGATTGGGGATGTTTCTAATTTTCCGTTGGATAAGATGGTCGTGCCGCCTCACATGGTTGACGGCCCGGTTACCCGCGAGGCGCTGGCCATCCACGCGGCGGAGGTGGAAGACCTGGATAATCAGGTCGGCGCGACGATGAAGCTGCTTGATGAGATGAACCTCAGCGACAATACCGTCTTGATCTTTCTGAGCGAGCAGGGAACGGCCATGCCGAACGGAAAATGGTCGGTCTATGATTACGGTACGAAGGCGTTGTGCCTGGTGCGCTGGCCGGGAAAACTCAAACCGGCGGTCACGGACGCGGTCGCGATGTATTGCGACATTGTTCCTACGATGGTGGAAATGGCGGGCGGAGAGGTGCCGGTGGTGGACGGCAAGAGTTTAGTTTCCGCTCTCAAAGGGGAAACCTCGGACCATCGCGAGCACGCTTATATCGTTAATCAATTCGGCGGCTTTACGCAACGGGCCATTCGGGACAAGGAGTATAAGTTCATTTGGACCCCCGAGCAGGAGAATGATTACTACCTCAGCGTTTTGATGGACCCCAAGAGCGGCAAGTTTTTCGCGAAGGCCTGGCGCGAGTGGCTGGAAATCGCGAAAACCGATCCTGATGCCCAGGCGAAAATCGATCGCATCGTGAAACAACCGGAATTTCAACTGTTTAACATTCAAAAGGATCCATGGGAGGTGGATAACCTCGCTGAGAATCCTGAATACGCGGGGAAAGTAGCCGAGATGCATGCCCGGCTGAAGGCCGATATGGAACGGTTGAATGATTCATTCTCATTCGTGGATCCTAAAGCCGCTAAAAAGGCTCAAAATGCAAGTGCTGAGGAAAACGCCAATGCCGGGAAAAAGGGGAATGCGGATAAAAAGAGTCGTGCTGAAAAAAAGGCCGAACGGAAAAAGAAGAGAGAGCAGAAGTAG
- a CDS encoding type II toxin-antitoxin system RelE/ParE family toxin, with product MTIALRTFQAELARNPEKGPVLEGTGGLRKVRWKLPGKGKSGGIRIIYLHLKLRGRIYLVFVFAKDESDNLTASQKAELKKLVEAIKKEFRK from the coding sequence ATGACGATTGCTTTGCGGACTTTTCAGGCGGAACTGGCGCGCAATCCAGAAAAGGGGCCGGTTCTTGAAGGAACCGGCGGCCTGCGCAAAGTCCGATGGAAGTTGCCGGGTAAAGGTAAAAGCGGCGGTATTCGCATCATTTATCTGCATCTGAAGCTGAGAGGACGCATTTATCTTGTCTTCGTTTTTGCCAAGGATGAAAGCGATAACCTTACAGCTTCACAAAAGGCTGAGCTGAAGAAACTGGTGGAAGCCATTAAGAAGGAGTTCAGGAAATGA
- a CDS encoding Fic family protein, with protein MKYIHQLNNWPEFQWDSERLIPLLADLRYRQGRLLGQMELQGFKLHHLQEEANLITLTSDIVQSSAIEGERLDPEQVRSSIARHLGMDIGGSPQVARHIDGIVEMMIDATTNYSKPLTEDRLFGWHAALFPTGRSGMRDITVGAWRPPEGGPMQVVSGPMGREKVHFEAPEAEKLKGEMATFLEWFNKPLEIDPVIKAAIAHFWFVTIHPFSDGNGRIARAVAELALARADESSKRYYSMSAQIESERHAYYDSLKNSQRGTLDITRWLVWFLECLGRTIDRAQGTLAGVLRKARIWEKANSVKVNDRQHQVLTRLLNGFEGHLNTSKYAKLAKCSTDTALRDIRALLDMGLIIQNPGGGRSTSYRLAEPDKPSLEH; from the coding sequence ATGAAGTATATACATCAATTAAACAATTGGCCCGAGTTCCAGTGGGATTCGGAAAGGCTTATTCCCCTGCTTGCTGACTTACGCTATAGGCAGGGACGTTTGCTTGGCCAAATGGAGCTGCAGGGCTTCAAACTTCATCATCTCCAGGAAGAAGCAAACCTGATCACATTGACCTCAGACATTGTCCAGTCCAGCGCGATCGAAGGGGAGAGGCTGGATCCGGAACAGGTCCGCTCATCCATTGCCCGTCATCTGGGTATGGATATTGGAGGATCGCCCCAGGTTGCACGCCATATCGACGGCATTGTCGAAATGATGATTGATGCCACTACAAACTATTCAAAACCTCTGACCGAAGATCGGTTGTTCGGCTGGCATGCCGCCCTCTTCCCAACGGGCCGCAGCGGAATGCGGGACATAACCGTTGGAGCGTGGCGTCCACCTGAAGGTGGACCGATGCAGGTTGTTTCCGGTCCGATGGGACGGGAAAAAGTCCATTTCGAAGCTCCCGAAGCCGAAAAGCTTAAGGGCGAGATGGCCACCTTTCTAGAGTGGTTCAACAAGCCTTTGGAAATTGACCCGGTTATAAAAGCGGCCATTGCCCACTTCTGGTTTGTCACCATCCATCCATTTTCTGATGGCAACGGCCGGATCGCACGCGCTGTCGCTGAACTGGCATTGGCAAGAGCCGACGAATCATCGAAGCGTTATTACAGCATGTCCGCGCAGATCGAATCAGAACGTCATGCATACTACGACAGCCTGAAAAACAGCCAACGAGGAACGCTCGACATCACCCGCTGGCTGGTTTGGTTCCTCGAGTGCCTGGGGCGTACTATCGATAGAGCGCAAGGGACGCTAGCCGGAGTCCTGCGCAAAGCCCGTATATGGGAAAAAGCCAACTCCGTAAAAGTAAATGACCGGCAACACCAAGTCCTTACCCGACTGCTGAACGGTTTTGAGGGCCACCTAAACACCTCCAAATATGCAAAGCTCGCCAAGTGCTCCACCGACACTGCCCTGCGGGATATTCGCGCCCTACTCGACATGGGGCTCATTATCCAGAATCCCGGTGGCGGACGTAGCACTAGCTACCGTCTTGCCGAACCGGATAAGCCATCCCTAGAACACTGA